In Cyprinus carpio isolate SPL01 chromosome B16, ASM1834038v1, whole genome shotgun sequence, the following are encoded in one genomic region:
- the zgc:171704 gene encoding ras-related and estrogen-regulated growth inhibitor-like protein encodes MVVLVKPSPQLGSKAMDGNQHKAEANVLLLGAENVGKSALTVRFLTRRFIGEYGDIESIYSHIDKTDGREVALNIWDSLYPQSCETTESISDKQLQWADGVILVYSICDRSSFEVVRKQVQLIRQTRKLSASVPIIIVGNKRDLLHQRAVSSEEGRLFALSADCGFFEISAAETYHGVLLVFHEILDLIKESRALKKGMVGIKGIVRSVSAVFGKKRE; translated from the exons ATGGTTGTTCTGGTCAAACCAAGTCCTCAGTTGGGCAGCAAAGCAATGGATGGAAATCAGCACAAAGCTGAGGCTAATGTTCTGCTGCTTGGAGCAGAAAATGTTGGGAAGTCAG cCCTCACTGTGCGATTTCTCACCAGACGATTCATCGGAGAATATGGGGATATCG AATCAATATACAGCCATATTGACAAAACAGATGGGCGAGAGGTAGCCTTAAACATTTGGGACTCACTGTATCCACAG AGCTGCGAAACAACTGAATCCATCAGTGACAAGCAGCTGCAGTGGGCAGACGGTGTGATCCTGGTCTACAGCATCTGCGATCGCTCCAGCTTTGAGGTGGTCCGGAAACAGGTGCAGCTCATCCGGCAGACTAGGAAGCTGTCCGCATCTGTCCCGATCATCATCGTGGGGAACAAGCGAGACCTGCTGCATCAGAGAGCCGTGTCCAGCGAGGAGGGCAGACTGTTCGCCCTCTCGGCAGACTGCGGCTTCTTCGAGATCTCAGCGGCTGAAACCTACCACGGTGTGCTGCTGGTTTTTCACGAAATCCTGGACCTCATCAAGGAGTCCAGAGCACTTAAAAAGGGGATGGTCGGAATCAAGGGTATAGTCAGAAGCGTGTCCGCAGTGTTTGGAAAGAAACGAGAGTGA